A part of Oncorhynchus masou masou isolate Uvic2021 chromosome 21, UVic_Omas_1.1, whole genome shotgun sequence genomic DNA contains:
- the gsc gene encoding homeobox protein goosecoid gives MPAGMFSIDSILAGRPTCKDSVLLHRNPPVVFSNLTDSIYTATDYNGLYSHATGPSPPGMQAVNGTRIGYNNYYYGQLHLQGPNGPACCSAIPTLGSQQCPCIPTGYDSTGSVLISPVPHQMMSYMNVGTLSRTELQLLNQLHCRRKRRHRTIFTDEQLEALENLFQETKYPDVGTREQLARKVHLREEKVEVWFKNRRAKWRRQKRSSSEESENSQKWNKSTKIPTEKTEESKSDVDSDS, from the exons ATGCCCGCTGGTATGTTCAGTATCGACAGTATCCTGGCCGGGAGACCCACTTGCAAGGACTCGGTGCTCCTCCATCGGAATCCCCCAGTGGTGTTCTCTAACCTCACGGATTCCATCTACACTGCTACCGATTACAATGGACTCTACTCGCACGCAACTGGACCTTCTCCCCCGGGGATGCAGGCGGTGAACGGGACTAGAATAGGATATAATAACTATTATTACGGACAACTGCATTTGCAGGGCCCCAATGGCCCTGCGTGCTGCAGCGCTATCCCAACCCTCGGCTCGCAACAGTGCCCATGTATTCCAACAG GTTATGACAGCACGGGCTCCGTGCTCATCTCTCCCGTCCCGCACCAGATGATGTCCTATATGAACGTGGGTACCTTGTCTCGGACCGAGCTCCAGCTCTTGAACCAGCTCCACTGCCGACGTAAGCGGAGACACCGAACCATCTTCACCGACGAGCAGCTTGAGGCTCTGGAAAACCTTTTTCAGGAGACCAAGTACCCCGACGTTGGCACACGGGAACAACTCGCGCGGAAAGTGCATCTACGTGAGGAGAAGGTCGAG GTGTGGTTCAAAAACAGACGAGCGAAATGGAGAAGGCAGAAAAGGTCGTCCTCAGAAGAATCTGAAAACTCACAGAAATGGAACAAATCGACGAAAATACCCACAGAAAAAACCGAGGAAAGCAAAAGTGACGTGGATTCTGACAGCTGA